The Zingiber officinale cultivar Zhangliang chromosome 2A, Zo_v1.1, whole genome shotgun sequence genomic sequence GACTTGGTTATTTGCATAACCTTTTAACACTCAAGGACCGCTATTTTTTGTATTTACATTcaaagcaaaaaatattttaagaccTGAAGGATTGTCTATATTTTGATTTCCAAGGAAGCAATGATCCCATGTATTTTGCTTGCTCTGGGTGGAAATCTTGTGGATGGTATGCAATCTTCCATTTCTTATGTAACATTTCTTCAAACACATATTGATATCCTATGTCTGACAGCCTAAAGTTCTTTTGCTGGTAGAAGTTGAACAAGTACATTTAGTGATGCTTGATGAAATAGTTGACATAAAAACTATCCATTGGGTTTCCATCTTGAATCTAGAATATCCAGAATGTTACATGCTATATGGCACTTTGTTGTGTTCCAGGCTCTGGCCCAGGCAGTAAAAGACTTGGTTTACGAACAACTGCTATCATATTTGGAAGATTGGTTTTGGTTCCTCCTACAGGACTTGGAATAATCACCATTGCTGAcaagcttggactttttcccaggGGCGACAAAATGTTCAAATTTGTCCTGCTGCTGCAGCACACTATGCCAGAAAGATATGTACAACATCTTTGTCCTCATCATCTTTATGCCATTTATTCTggggaaatgacttaacttgcaatcatatgctatttacctcagggaaaagataatgaccatacccagaaaggagaagaaaagagaagctaggagggaggagaaagcaCAGGGTGTTTAGAAAGCATATATAAACTCTGCATAATTCCTCAGGGAAAAGGCTGCAGTTCTCGATATGGTGTTTAGAAGATGGACAGGgtatttagaagatgcacaggtagagaagatttgatccaacaaaacaagatatttggacttcatatatatgtgtgatatattgttatgggtactatttagttttgtaaacttttgtgatgtttggatgttgatgtttggtactttaatgatgtttggatgatgatgtttggtactttaatgaaatttACACTGGATGATGATATTTTGtagatatattatttaaataaaataatggttATTAAATGATggaaaaaattcaattttttatttattgtcaaaatatTATATATTGTATCCAAAtacatcagtttaaatatgtgaaactgttgtcaatggcattaaaagacaacagtgaaaaatcattgtcaaactgatgttaaataacattgttggctaaaaagacaacggtttttaaccgttgtcaaaccgttgtcattggctaaaaagacaacggtttttagtcgttgtcgtagacagttcaaaactgttgttgaagagcctaTTATTAAAGGCAtacgttcaaagacaacggtgaacaaCTGTTGTCAATGAGAAGACAACGGGTTTttaccgttgtaaaactgttgtctgttttcaaagacaacggttaaaaacgattgtctttgtcttcaaagacaacagataaaaactgttatctttgagcaccccctttaacaacacagTCTTTAACAACAGTCcaaaaggggctacgacaacggtgaaaaatcgttgttgtaagtcttttttcttgtagtagtggtagtatatttcatagggtgttttattatgaaatttgttaattaaaattctattttgtatataacaggctgtattaattgcttcagcccagaattgattagataatttatattcgtttaacaaggtcctagcggcttcttgtagggttctatttttacgttctactagcccattttgttgaggggtcctagggAAGGAGTATTtatgtttatatccattaatttcataaaatttagtaaaattatgatttccaaattctcccccatggtcacttctaattctttttatttgagtgtctttttcattttctattaatttacaaaagattttgaatacttcaaaagtttcatctttagtttttatgaattttacccaagtaaatcttgagtagtcatcgattattactaagcaatattggtttttgcttagtgacttggctccatgcgaatcaaacaggtctaggtgaaggagctcaagtatagacgttgttctatttaagttggttaatttgtgggttgatttgatttgtttaccctattgacaaacattacaaattgaattttcaacaacttttagtttgggcagacctttaactagaccattttgactcatttttgaaatgagtctggtatgagTGTAACCCAGTCTCCtttgccacaactcagtttcctcttgttgtgtcaggagacactttgttgaggatattGGTAGGTTAATCGTGTAAACATTATTTCTCCTAATGCCCTTGAGTGTGATTTCagggttatcaatatttttaactatacaGTCTGATTTGGTAAAATTAACTAAGTAACaactatcacataattggctgatGTTgagtaagttaaaattaaaattgtcaactaataatacttttcgaataataaaatcggagctgagttcgatattatcttttttgattaccttaagtttaccgtcgttgccgaatgcaactgaccctaaactctttaatttgagctttttgaacttcaatctatctccagtcatatgtatGGAACATCCACTacccaacatccattgatccaattctttatgttcttACACATAAAGTATATGAATTGGattctatttgatgaaaagatagtttgattgaagttagctccctaattttccatctccctcaatctaggttttcaatcaagtatgagtgattgtgagatggtttagtGATTTAATTTTAGTTGGATTTAGATAGgctttggttaagttaattaaatttgaaagatattaggttaattgaatttgaaaaatattaagttaattaaatttaaaagaatattaatttaaccgattttcaatttaattgaattgaattaatttattttcaatttaatttaatttaatcgaatttcaatcatctcacccgatctaagtttctCAATCAGgggatcttataattttgtgagatgaattaaattcaattatagggtttggtttaactttatgttagattcaggtttagctttgagcttaacaaataagcattctttggataaacttctgggctatggtgagttacttggacatcattaaagtaaccatgccttcgagatttttcaaatagtcctatccactgaacttagtacaaaaccttggtctaactagttaggatccataaagggtagcttcggtcagttccacttagctaaatgcaccaggtcgaaaccatatcttcctagacatgcatagactaagctttcctaacgtactatcatccaatactttaccagtaccgtgagtcaagttaaacttagccctttttattctagtcctaattaccctgccgggtaggttgcgtttagttaccctgtcgggtagattccttttggaggtgccagctattctggagcctccatttttttccttttaacttgtttttaaagttttaattatattccttttaattttatttgttaagataatttttatttattaatttgttaagataaaatttgttaagataatatatatatatatatatatatatatatatatatatatatatatatatatattaattatttatttgttaagataattaagATAATTTAgattaagataatttttctttctttatttaattatttattagttaagataatttttctttattaatttgttaagataattttttatttattaatttgttaagataaaatttgttaagataatttatatatatatatttttaattatttatttgttaagataattaagATAATTTAGATTAAGataattttttctttatttatttaattatttattagttaagataatttttctttttgcttcccctagatcataacctcgataaggtctatcaaggtaatgtacttggtcctttggaacccaatacttatcaagtccaacttgattgaccaagttggacttgggtacccatgcttggactagtttactatttggtctgttgactaaggatagataggattgatatttcttcttggttttgaaactagtccagtactattgtaaacgactctttgtgttccaagaattaggtcaaggttcttggaccccaaagaaaatcgttctaaggtcttctccaaatccttgacttaagttttcagactagaattttcttcctcaagcttttagacttgagttgaatttccagtctgaactgggtcaggcaaggttatggagttagtcgcttctttaagggaagttacttcctttagaagcgacttgatccgaattttggatttagctactttatgcattaagtaattaattaaactgtataaacaacatttacttacagaggagtttggcccttcggaaacggatgcggatccgtggcttctttcggacTCTGCTTCTGATTCGACCTCACTTTCGGATTCGTTGGTGCAGTCCCTGGCCGTCAATGTGAGAAAGCTTGCCTGCTCGACTTCTTCgttgtcggattcctcggaagatggctcgtcccacgttgctttcagggcctttttcctccttggtttctttggatccttttggttcgggaagttcgccttgatgtgccccttctgattgcacccgtagcaggtcacctcGAATTTAACCTTTGAGTTTGGTTGGGCTTCAttggactggatggcctttctgacattttttttgttgaagcccttctttttgtagagtttctttactaggttgactatttcggttgtgagctcgtcgtcgtcgtccgaatctggttcttcttctgactctagtTCGGTTCTGGGTTTTGTTCTTGATTCACGCGCTGTGCTTGTacttgcaaccaaagccaaccctttctcggcagggcgtgcattaatctgctcatgAAGGTCAAATTctgtaaaaagttcatctaatttaatggtagatagatccttggataccttgtaagcatctaccattgatgcccacaaggtattcctcggaaagccATTTAGAGAATACCTGATGATGTctcggttatctaccttctgtccaattgcatgaagcccgttgagcagatcttgtatCCGAGCGTGAAGTTgggtagccgtctcaccttcctgcaatttaatattaaataatttattgaatattatgtctcttttacttactttggtgtcggacgttccttcatgaagttcgatgagtttctcccacagctccttggcactggtgaaggggccgacgcgattaagttcttcttttgataggccatactggagggtgcaggtcgccttggcatttgcttccaccttcttaatcagtgacgcgtcccagtcctcgtatggtagtggcttgccggcgccatcagttggtagttgaagctcgattttgacgatcatccagacttcaaaatgattctggagatacgcctccatcctacccttccagtacccgaagtcgtctccggtgaatagcggggggcgagctgtactgtaaccttcttgaagggccattttagatccAGTATGTAGaagataaacaacaagaaaattctaggacttgatcctggattagtagtgcgggaagtatatGAAATGAAaaacgaactcgggtggtgttgcaccaacctcgagcaagaAATCCGATTACGAAAAAAATGGATTGGAAAACAAcaagaataccgattccgatcgattcctaaaaacagaaaataccacgaaagatacttgattggtggttgcaccaaatcaaagctaccccgctctgataccaattattgaatcgagaagcgctagaggggggggggggggtgaatagcgctcatggctatttcgtacGATTTAGAAACAGAGTCAGAATacgcagtggaaaaataaaagcaaatacacacgcaaacacaggttgtttacttggttcggagcctgtggcgactcctactccaaggcccatgctcgttgagcatttacggtGGGAAACACTTATAATATCGAAAAGatgttacaatttaagtacaataaatagaaattaaatataccaacgacaatggAAAATAacagattcagagctccgggtcgtcgggatgttgtgGCAGCACTTCGGGATGGACTTGTTAGTAGCTGGATGCAGAAGGATTGCTTTTTCGAAGATCTACTAGactgctgctcgagacctccttttatacactgctgaaggcgccttaaagcccatccgaggcgcctccaacttgtcgagtcagccgcgtggatcagcactgatccggtcgcacctcacccacttgaaggcgccttcaagccactccaaggtgcctctaagctgtggtccaaggcgccttcagtccccatgaaggcgcctccagctcctctacatagctggcttcggcttgcacccgaggcgcctccaagctccatggaggcgcctcagacactgttcatttgAGGCTTAACTTGccccttttgtacctgcaagatatgttagtcccaaaacaacattgtaccctgcaagacaaagttagaacagatataaacatgataaattaagtggttgacagtcatcggactgtctgaGGCTGACTTTGAATTTTTGACCAGAAACCttaagtcgacccgacgcctactgttccctctacggggaacgcatcctcacctactctccTCATGAGAGATTACCTAGTgctagttcggtcctccagaccgactggactttctgcctagagttaccaccccctaggctttagggttaccaccccataggatttttctccacctagggttaccaccccctaggacatagggttaccgtgccctagggttttcctccacctagggttaccaccccctaggacctaaggttaccgccccttaggattttccttcacctagggttaccaccccctaggacctaaggttaccaccccttaggtttttccacctgcctaaccgtagttaggactttcctgaaacctcatttaagaacattagataacaaggaatcttaactttgaatcccttttccattatcaaaacttaggtttgatcgtcggatgcttcccgcaccaacacatctttggtttgggacttcgtccctctccttgggaaagggttctcccctttgggggaaAACCCTaaagcttcatccaccgccatcccttgacgttccttccatctccagagcaaggaggcatccccaagacattggaaacctcggcaagcatctcttcttccccttcttctcacatcaagggttgtaagtatgctttactttatattttggggctgttcttccctcacaatggagtagatatcctcttctgggattaggaagtatttgtaatgtgatggagatgtagaactatgtagattcgtcatatttctattcaatgacttgttaatgccttgttcatgcttgatgaattcatatttctttgctttgttgattgatgtggaggattgttaatcacgcaaaggggatgccctagaccgtattgaccaaggtgccctagtgataggggtaaccctttccggacgtctaggaTGTTCTCTTAAatggagaaacaatcccttaggaattgttgctctcgtagaaagagtgctctagatcgtatactcgagggaccctagtgacaagggtaacccgttcacggacgtctaggacattctcttgaaaggagaggcaattcctccataaggaagtaggaaaccgtaccaaatctctacctttatccttattgttatttactagacatgtattcctgtgatctaccgaggtgccctcgtgataggggttaaccgttacaagatttcacaggaatcgtctctattcaatacttagggatattaaccaatttaacttcctgcaagagcatggacatagagggtagaaactaagaaatctatgtaatatctcctaacattataatgaaaccgaaatcctagaatccatctcccaaagcgCATTCCCTCCAAGATtaattctctctctcctctctcttcatctcaaccttctttccctctctttaatcacactcgttagttcgtaagcgtcaaagccaacttttgatcgtctagataacttattttgtgacatctctagtgcctaatcaacagtccctgtggtttgacaatcttatatattactgacgatgaatctgTGCACTTGTAGAATCGTAACACTAGACAAAACATAACTTGTATGTTTATGGACTAATCTTGTGTTATAGGAAATTGGAGTTAATGACATGGACTCATAGGCTCCAGGTAATTGGAAGTGGTCCGGGAAACCTGAAGGGTCAAGCTATCAGAAGTCTTTAAGGCGACTTGAAGGTCAAGTTTAGAAATTTGAACGAGGTGATCA encodes the following:
- the LOC122044003 gene encoding protein PIN-LIKES 6-like — translated: MIPCILLALGGNLVDGSGPGSKRLGLRTTAIIFGRLVLVPPTGLGIITIADKLGLFPRGDKMFKFVLLLQHTMPERYGKDNDHTQKGEEKRS